A window of the Desulfobacula toluolica Tol2 genome harbors these coding sequences:
- a CDS encoding TIGR01777 family oxidoreductase — protein sequence MNHAIYIKTTKINAPVQRLFAWHERNGAILRLTPPWAPLKMIARSGDGVKKGVKVIFRLSVFKIPMVWEAEHFDYQENKVFKDRQIKGPFSKWEHTHRFYPDGLQSSIMEDRVEFKLPFGWLSRPFYRVAKKEFERMFAYRHRVLKYDLEHHANRNENKIGDKKKRILVSGASGTIGSMLVPFLQTCGHEVVRLVRTDKDLSPGEYFWDPYKGILDLETIGHIDAVINLNGVDISRGRWTDRQKKQIIDSRIIPTRLLVDKMKSLDHKPEVFISSSAIGYYGEGGAAMLTEASSMGNCFISKVCRQWEDASADAQKAGIRTVQLRIGVVLTPSGGALARMELPFKIGCGVRLSRGGQYMSWISMDDAVSGILHILNNDKIQGKVNLTAPNPVTNKEFSKTLAKVFSKQVFFVIPRFVALVLWGQMGKETLLASARVKPEKLLKNGFLFQHKTLLGALKDTLGR from the coding sequence ATGAACCATGCTATTTATATAAAAACAACAAAAATTAATGCACCCGTCCAAAGGCTTTTTGCCTGGCATGAAAGAAACGGAGCTATTCTGAGGTTGACCCCTCCCTGGGCACCATTAAAAATGATCGCCCGCAGTGGTGATGGTGTTAAAAAAGGAGTAAAAGTAATTTTCAGGCTAAGTGTTTTTAAGATACCCATGGTCTGGGAAGCCGAACATTTCGATTATCAGGAAAACAAGGTGTTCAAAGACAGGCAGATAAAAGGGCCGTTTTCCAAATGGGAACATACCCACAGGTTTTATCCTGATGGTCTGCAAAGTTCCATCATGGAGGATAGGGTTGAATTTAAACTGCCGTTTGGCTGGTTAAGCAGGCCGTTTTACAGGGTGGCCAAAAAAGAGTTTGAAAGAATGTTTGCCTACCGGCACAGGGTTTTAAAATATGACCTGGAGCATCATGCCAATAGAAATGAAAATAAAATAGGAGACAAAAAGAAAAGAATTCTTGTTTCAGGTGCAAGCGGAACCATAGGAAGTATGCTGGTTCCTTTTTTGCAAACCTGTGGTCATGAGGTTGTCCGTCTGGTGCGAACAGATAAGGACTTGTCACCAGGCGAATATTTCTGGGATCCGTACAAGGGTATTCTTGACCTTGAAACTATCGGACACATTGATGCTGTTATCAATTTGAACGGGGTTGATATTTCCAGAGGAAGGTGGACGGACCGGCAAAAAAAACAGATTATTGACTCCAGGATAATTCCCACTCGCCTGCTTGTGGATAAAATGAAAAGTCTTGATCATAAACCCGAGGTTTTTATCTCTTCTTCGGCCATTGGATATTATGGTGAAGGAGGCGCTGCAATGTTAACAGAAGCCTCAAGTATGGGTAATTGTTTTATCTCAAAGGTTTGCAGGCAATGGGAAGATGCGTCCGCTGATGCACAAAAGGCCGGGATTCGAACTGTTCAACTCAGAATCGGTGTGGTACTTACGCCTTCCGGCGGCGCTTTGGCAAGAATGGAACTGCCGTTTAAGATTGGTTGCGGGGTCAGGCTTTCACGCGGTGGGCAATATATGAGCTGGATCAGTATGGATGATGCAGTGTCAGGAATTTTGCATATTTTAAACAATGATAAGATCCAAGGAAAAGTTAACCTTACTGCCCCAAATCCTGTTACCAACAAAGAATTTTCAAAAACATTGGCAAAAGTTTTTTCAAAACAAGTATTTTTTGTCATTCCAAGGTTTGTGGCCCTTGTTTTATGGGGGCAAATGGGAAAAGAAACCCTTTTGGCCAGCGCACGCGTGAAACCTGAAAAATTGTTGAAAAACGGGTTTTTATTTCAGCATAAAACACTTTTGGGGGCCTTAAAAGACACTCTTGGCAGATAA
- a CDS encoding DHH family phosphoesterase, with protein sequence MSNREKLKRFFNLFTGSSKVLVVINADPDAIASAMVIKRLLWRKVSEVCIAHFNKISRPDNLAMIEYTEPGLMVLDDIQKENFNVFVVVDSQPDHNEQFSGFCFDAIIDHHPISFDEAAYVDIRPEYGACSTIMTEYLKSKKIKPSARLAAALMLGIKTDTSDFTRQASLKDIRAFQYLYQYADNNIVTKVERAAFTQEDLDFLGRAIRGRKVINNRIFFHAGNVSKPDELVVVADFFLTISKVNWSIISGVYEKKLIIIIRNDGLRKGAGNTVKEAFSMFGSAGGHKTMARAELDLKLIRKKIGSVGKKELGDWIISVIEKTAGKKIE encoded by the coding sequence ATGAGTAACCGGGAAAAACTCAAACGGTTTTTTAACCTTTTCACAGGAAGTTCAAAAGTCCTTGTAGTTATCAATGCCGATCCAGATGCCATTGCCAGTGCCATGGTGATTAAACGATTGCTGTGGCGAAAGGTCAGTGAAGTTTGTATTGCCCATTTCAACAAGATAAGCCGGCCCGATAACCTTGCCATGATTGAATATACAGAACCGGGTCTTATGGTATTGGATGATATTCAAAAAGAAAATTTTAATGTTTTTGTGGTGGTGGACTCCCAGCCGGATCATAATGAACAATTTTCAGGGTTTTGTTTTGATGCTATTATTGATCACCATCCAATAAGTTTTGATGAGGCAGCCTATGTTGATATACGTCCTGAATACGGTGCCTGTTCCACTATTATGACCGAATATTTAAAATCAAAAAAAATAAAACCTTCTGCACGGCTTGCAGCAGCCCTGATGCTGGGAATTAAAACCGACACATCTGATTTTACCCGGCAGGCAAGCCTGAAAGATATTCGGGCTTTCCAATACCTGTATCAGTATGCAGATAATAATATTGTCACCAAAGTGGAAAGAGCAGCTTTTACCCAGGAGGATCTTGATTTTTTAGGCAGGGCCATAAGGGGCCGAAAAGTGATCAACAACCGGATTTTTTTTCATGCCGGCAATGTTTCCAAACCTGATGAACTGGTTGTTGTGGCAGACTTTTTTTTAACCATTTCAAAGGTTAACTGGAGCATTATTTCAGGTGTGTATGAAAAAAAACTGATAATTATCATTCGAAATGACGGGTTGAGAAAAGGGGCTGGAAATACTGTAAAAGAAGCGTTTTCCATGTTTGGGTCTGCTGGCGGGCACAAGACAATGGCAAGGGCTGAGCTTGATTTGAAACTGATCAGAAAAAAAATAGGATCAGTTGGTAAAAAAGAGCTGGGAGACTGGATAATATCGGTTATTGAAAAGACAGCCGGGAAAAAAATCGAATAA
- a CDS encoding PAS domain S-box protein codes for MILPKPDREKALSNSEKRYRKLVETMGHGLTEVDENQVATYANEMLCRMWGRTQNEIIGWKVDQFLDDENKKILFAQHEKRQKGESHPYEIVWTRKDGSKLHAIMTPTPYFDDNGKFKGSFAIVTDISKHKKEKNLLELRIKQRTRELENKTRNLEEVNTALRVLLKKREEDKTVLEERMVLNVRELIIPYIERMREDNLSDSQQGCLDIMESTLYDIVSPFLHKFSLEFLNLTPSEIQVANMVKYGKKTKEIAQILNLSGKTVEFYRKRIRKKVGITNKSINLQTFLSSTE; via the coding sequence ATGATTTTACCAAAGCCTGACAGAGAAAAAGCCTTATCAAACAGCGAAAAGCGGTATCGAAAACTTGTTGAAACCATGGGGCACGGCTTGACAGAAGTCGATGAAAACCAGGTGGCTACATATGCCAACGAGATGCTCTGCCGGATGTGGGGACGCACGCAAAATGAGATCATAGGTTGGAAAGTTGATCAATTTCTAGATGACGAGAATAAAAAAATTCTTTTTGCGCAGCATGAAAAACGCCAAAAAGGGGAAAGCCACCCCTATGAAATTGTGTGGACCAGAAAAGACGGGTCTAAACTTCATGCCATTATGACCCCGACCCCTTATTTTGATGACAATGGTAAGTTTAAGGGCAGTTTTGCCATTGTTACCGATATTTCAAAGCATAAAAAAGAAAAGAATCTGCTGGAACTCAGGATTAAACAAAGAACCAGGGAGCTTGAAAATAAAACTAGAAACCTTGAAGAAGTGAATACTGCTTTACGGGTTCTGTTAAAGAAAAGAGAAGAAGATAAAACCGTGCTTGAAGAAAGAATGGTTTTAAATGTCAGGGAACTGATTATTCCCTATATTGAGCGAATGAGGGAAGACAATCTCAGTGACAGCCAGCAAGGGTGCCTGGATATCATGGAATCAACCCTGTATGATATTGTTTCCCCTTTTTTGCATAAATTTTCCCTGGAATTCTTAAATCTTACTCCATCTGAAATTCAGGTGGCAAATATGGTTAAATACGGAAAGAAAACCAAGGAAATAGCTCAGATTTTAAATTTATCCGGAAAAACCGTTGAGTTTTATCGCAAACGTATCAGGAAAAAAGTCGGCATTACCAATAAATCCATCAACCTTCAGACTTTTTTATCTTCCACTGAATAA
- a CDS encoding TRAP transporter substrate-binding protein has protein sequence MKNFMCFRIALIVFCAFFFSSILYAKPIKLTYSNFFPPTHVQSKLAQGWCDEVKKRTDGKVVVEYYPGGTLSKSKQVYDGVVVGLSDVGLALFAYTRGRFPVLEAADLPLGYTSGVQATKVVNELYDELKPKELSDTRVMYLHAHGAGLLHTKGKAVRTMADFQGMKLRGHGTSAMVINALGGTPVSLPMPELYSSLQKNIVQGAMYPIETNKGWRMGEVTDFLTMSTSIAYTSSFYVVMNKRKWNSIPADLQEIISQINKEWIVKHGQAWDESDKTGLAYFKSLGHEVIELSDAESEKWKNAIEPVIDQYVEKMNKKGFDGRKIVDFVKKSMEKNR, from the coding sequence ATGAAAAATTTTATGTGTTTTCGGATTGCCCTCATTGTGTTTTGTGCATTTTTCTTTAGTTCAATTCTTTATGCCAAACCCATTAAATTAACCTATTCCAATTTTTTTCCCCCCACCCATGTTCAAAGCAAACTGGCTCAAGGCTGGTGCGATGAAGTGAAAAAACGAACAGATGGAAAGGTGGTGGTTGAATATTATCCAGGAGGGACACTGAGCAAGTCTAAACAGGTTTATGACGGTGTGGTAGTTGGGCTTTCCGATGTGGGCTTGGCATTGTTTGCCTATACCCGGGGAAGATTTCCAGTTTTGGAAGCTGCTGATCTGCCCCTTGGGTATACCAGCGGTGTTCAGGCCACCAAAGTGGTAAATGAGCTGTACGATGAATTAAAGCCCAAAGAATTGTCCGATACCCGGGTTATGTATCTTCATGCTCATGGTGCAGGCCTTCTTCATACAAAGGGAAAGGCTGTTCGAACCATGGCGGATTTTCAAGGCATGAAACTTCGGGGCCATGGCACAAGTGCAATGGTAATCAATGCCCTTGGGGGTACTCCGGTCTCTCTTCCCATGCCCGAACTTTATTCAAGCCTTCAAAAAAATATTGTTCAAGGAGCCATGTATCCCATTGAAACAAACAAAGGCTGGCGAATGGGGGAAGTCACTGATTTCCTGACCATGAGTACTTCAATTGCATATACTTCATCATTTTATGTTGTTATGAACAAGAGAAAATGGAACTCAATCCCGGCAGATCTTCAGGAAATTATCAGTCAAATCAACAAAGAATGGATTGTAAAACACGGTCAGGCATGGGATGAAAGCGACAAGACAGGGCTGGCCTATTTTAAAAGCCTTGGGCATGAAGTGATTGAACTAAGTGATGCGGAATCTGAAAAATGGAAAAATGCCATTGAGCCGGTTATTGATCAATATGTTGAAAAGATGAATAAAAAAGGGTTTGACGGCAGAAAAATTGTTGATTTTGTAAAAAAAAGCATGGAAAAAAATCGTTAA
- a CDS encoding phenylacetate--CoA ligase family protein has product MNHQKYWNPVLETMPREKLKQLQFKKFKRILTWAYTHSKFHRALYDTAGLTPDDIRSFDDIKKIPKVEKSMMRDIQKKDPYPYGDALCVPLEEVSAFRQTSGTTGQPVYQPDTLQDWDWWAECWAFILWSQGYRAKDRVFLPFGYNIFVAFWAAHYGAEKLGCEVVPGGILDTQARILKIQELNATAMMATPTYVLNMADVAKNKMGIDSRELSISKITCAGEPGAGIPSTKKRMEDAWGAKVYDHCGATEIGAWAYECEDQPHGMHVNEAMFLVEIEDIETGHIIEEPGRRGKMIITALDRIAQPCVRFDSKDVIEWDSESCTCGRTFRLIKGGVLGRSDDITKVKGVLLSPAAIEEVVRSIDGLGDEFEVIVDKQGDVDRIKLKVELLPEVTKLNVENTLIDQLRLKTNLRYRIEYYDYGSLPRYEVKAKRFKDLRKK; this is encoded by the coding sequence ATGAATCATCAGAAATATTGGAATCCGGTACTGGAGACAATGCCCCGGGAAAAACTTAAACAACTGCAATTTAAAAAATTTAAGCGAATATTGACCTGGGCCTATACCCATTCAAAATTTCACAGGGCACTCTATGATACAGCAGGGTTAACTCCTGATGATATCCGGTCCTTTGATGATATCAAGAAGATTCCAAAGGTTGAAAAATCCATGATGAGAGATATTCAGAAAAAAGATCCCTATCCCTATGGAGATGCCCTGTGTGTTCCATTGGAAGAGGTTTCAGCCTTTCGTCAGACCAGCGGCACCACAGGACAGCCGGTATATCAACCCGATACCCTGCAGGATTGGGACTGGTGGGCTGAATGCTGGGCCTTTATCCTGTGGTCACAGGGATATCGCGCAAAAGATCGTGTGTTTCTTCCTTTTGGGTATAATATTTTTGTTGCGTTCTGGGCAGCTCATTATGGGGCTGAAAAGTTGGGGTGTGAAGTGGTTCCCGGCGGGATACTGGATACCCAGGCCCGGATTTTGAAAATTCAGGAACTGAATGCCACCGCCATGATGGCCACCCCGACCTATGTGTTAAACATGGCTGATGTGGCAAAGAACAAGATGGGAATTGATTCCCGGGAATTGTCCATCAGCAAAATTACCTGTGCAGGAGAGCCGGGTGCCGGCATTCCCAGTACGAAAAAAAGAATGGAAGATGCCTGGGGTGCCAAGGTCTATGACCACTGCGGTGCAACTGAGATCGGTGCATGGGCATACGAGTGTGAGGATCAGCCCCACGGCATGCATGTGAATGAAGCCATGTTCCTTGTGGAAATTGAAGATATTGAAACAGGTCATATCATAGAAGAGCCTGGCCGGAGAGGAAAAATGATCATAACTGCCTTGGACAGAATTGCCCAGCCCTGTGTCCGGTTTGATTCCAAGGATGTGATTGAATGGGATTCGGAATCGTGTACCTGCGGCCGAACGTTTCGATTGATCAAAGGCGGTGTTCTGGGACGTTCCGATGACATTACAAAGGTCAAAGGGGTGCTGCTTTCACCGGCTGCCATAGAAGAGGTAGTCAGATCCATTGACGGCCTGGGCGACGAGTTTGAGGTTATAGTTGACAAACAGGGCGATGTGGACCGGATAAAGCTTAAAGTGGAGCTTTTGCCAGAGGTGACCAAGTTGAATGTGGAAAACACCCTGATTGATCAGCTCAGACTGAAAACAAATTTGAGGTATCGAATTGAATACTATGATTATGGCAGTCTGCCGCGGTATGAAGTTAAGGCAAAACGGTTTAAGGATCTGCGGAAAAAATAA
- a CDS encoding HDOD domain-containing protein yields the protein MQDKLNLPSESDIKKNLTLDDKKLPSFPYVAAKLLKISGDKTSSLQDISKIVETDPSISIRVLEIVNSAMYGLGKKVTSLSEAVVFLGVDEIKRLAIGMTVFEKMFKFGHAKQFDRLLFWRHCICVAVLSMEIAKETGYADPEEAYIAGLIHDIGKIFLDIKGKKDYNDFILELSLSTDLVIEKERSTIGIGHDDVGAFFCSLWELPEKLVTAVKYHHQPFEHKDLTQEEMQLISIVSLANLLCWIQGIGSFDFIRPPVLAPEVEKTIRPDKIDIIKCILQMNKEVENISKFYHFVFPSISQLRENLLWANLKLSKANTKYYYQENPLTKSQDMAQTKKSGSMPSDMVLELGKPLAKAKSIKEVLDIVMYQVGLIFQPQHWSILLKDQKTSDMVFSVVVGTNKKKLQGLKLPKGEGVAGHIMETGESLIIKDVAQDKRFSVRVDKYTGFKTNSIIGTPLKTDTKIFGVIELINRINEDPFTPGDLKILSSIAEYAAIAIERSYYNQALTNLATKDSLTGLKNRWSFEHAIGNEKKVLRRYGTIFSILIIKIKRFRRINETMGQSAGDKILKKIALILNKIKRQKDEIFRYGEDSFILLLPQTYADGTKAAKQKITDAFSLAICQKDTSPIQIDIFPHTMSAKDSGQLKNIVGNFLSKSKVLLNEDTIENFEDSLHPILEQDHTEAFPEIKNKQTFGKLVSLGGRFIRLKTGESGHIRVEKLSMLSIGFRISKSHRIQVNDFLDIQFTLDNINKALIKRRIMVIKIKGNYIDADFYNPPPYAKNLGFYLMGV from the coding sequence ATGCAAGATAAATTAAATCTCCCTTCGGAGTCAGATATAAAAAAAAATCTCACGTTAGATGATAAAAAATTGCCAAGCTTTCCATATGTAGCTGCAAAGCTGCTCAAAATCTCCGGGGATAAAACATCCTCTCTGCAAGACATATCAAAAATTGTGGAAACAGATCCGAGTATTTCCATCAGGGTACTTGAGATTGTCAACTCAGCCATGTACGGACTTGGAAAAAAAGTTACATCCCTTTCTGAAGCTGTTGTGTTTTTAGGCGTGGATGAAATAAAAAGGCTGGCTATCGGGATGACGGTCTTTGAAAAAATGTTCAAATTCGGCCATGCCAAACAGTTTGACAGGCTCCTTTTCTGGCGGCATTGTATTTGCGTTGCCGTATTAAGTATGGAAATTGCCAAAGAAACCGGATATGCTGACCCTGAAGAAGCTTATATTGCAGGGCTTATTCATGATATAGGCAAAATATTTCTCGATATCAAAGGCAAAAAAGATTATAATGACTTCATCCTCGAACTATCCTTATCTACAGATCTGGTTATTGAAAAAGAACGCAGCACAATTGGGATAGGCCATGATGATGTAGGTGCTTTTTTCTGTTCATTGTGGGAACTGCCTGAAAAACTGGTCACCGCAGTCAAATATCATCACCAGCCCTTTGAACATAAAGACTTGACCCAAGAAGAGATGCAGTTGATTTCCATTGTCTCTTTAGCAAACTTGCTGTGCTGGATACAAGGAATCGGATCTTTTGATTTTATCCGTCCACCAGTCCTTGCTCCTGAAGTTGAAAAAACAATACGTCCGGACAAAATTGATATTATCAAATGCATTCTTCAAATGAACAAGGAAGTTGAAAATATTTCCAAATTTTATCATTTTGTTTTCCCATCCATCAGTCAGCTCAGGGAAAACTTACTCTGGGCCAATCTTAAACTTTCAAAAGCAAATACAAAATATTATTACCAGGAAAACCCCTTAACAAAATCCCAGGATATGGCTCAAACCAAAAAGTCAGGAAGCATGCCATCCGACATGGTACTTGAGCTTGGCAAACCCCTTGCCAAAGCAAAAAGCATCAAAGAAGTTCTCGATATCGTCATGTATCAGGTCGGCCTTATTTTTCAACCCCAGCACTGGTCTATACTGTTAAAAGATCAAAAAACCTCGGACATGGTTTTTTCTGTTGTGGTGGGAACAAATAAAAAAAAGCTGCAAGGCCTAAAGCTTCCCAAAGGAGAAGGGGTCGCAGGACATATCATGGAAACCGGAGAATCATTGATCATTAAAGATGTTGCACAAGATAAACGGTTCAGCGTACGGGTGGATAAATATACAGGATTTAAAACCAATTCTATCATAGGAACCCCGCTTAAAACAGATACAAAAATTTTTGGTGTTATTGAATTGATCAATCGAATTAATGAAGATCCTTTCACCCCAGGGGACTTGAAAATTTTATCCTCCATTGCTGAGTATGCTGCCATTGCCATTGAAAGATCTTATTATAATCAGGCCCTGACAAATCTTGCCACAAAGGATTCATTGACCGGCCTTAAAAACCGGTGGAGCTTTGAGCATGCCATCGGCAATGAAAAAAAAGTCCTTCGAAGGTATGGCACCATTTTTTCCATTTTGATTATTAAAATCAAAAGATTCCGGCGAATCAATGAAACAATGGGACAGTCTGCAGGAGATAAGATTCTGAAAAAAATAGCCTTGATTTTGAACAAAATCAAACGCCAAAAGGATGAAATTTTCCGTTATGGCGAGGACTCATTTATCCTGCTTTTGCCCCAGACATACGCGGATGGGACAAAAGCAGCAAAACAAAAAATCACAGACGCTTTTTCACTGGCTATTTGCCAAAAGGACACCTCACCAATACAAATAGATATCTTTCCCCATACTATGAGTGCTAAAGATTCGGGGCAGTTAAAAAATATTGTGGGTAATTTCCTGTCCAAATCAAAAGTTCTCTTAAACGAAGACACGATTGAAAATTTTGAAGACAGCCTGCATCCGATTCTGGAACAGGATCACACTGAAGCCTTCCCTGAAATTAAAAACAAACAGACCTTTGGCAAACTCGTATCATTAGGGGGAAGATTTATTCGTCTGAAGACAGGGGAGTCCGGCCATATCAGAGTGGAAAAACTGTCCATGCTGTCCATTGGTTTCAGAATTTCAAAATCACATAGAATACAAGTCAATGATTTTCTGGACATACAATTCACTCTGGACAATATAAATAAGGCCCTTATAAAAAGACGAATTATGGTCATAAAAATAAAAGGCAATTATATTGATGCGGATTTCTATAATCCACCCCCTTATGCAAAAAATCTTGGATTTTACCTTATGGGCGTTTGA
- a CDS encoding CoA-transferase subunit beta: MPEYNTMELMVCVASRELEDGVSVGVGTGVPCAATMLAQKTHAPNIMIVFEAGGVAPLMPEMPISVGDSRTFWKGVMATGMPDIMETCARGLVDYTFLGGAQIDMYGNMNSTQIGLDRKKPKIRLPGSGGANDFASLCWRTMVVTVQDSRRFVEKCDFITTPGWLTGGDSREKSGLPKGCGPYRMITNMAVMDFEPESKRMRIISINQGYSEKDVQDNCGFELLKANKILETKPPTETELRILREEVDPNRYVIGR, from the coding sequence ATGCCTGAATATAATACAATGGAATTAATGGTGTGTGTAGCATCGCGTGAATTAGAAGACGGAGTTTCCGTAGGCGTTGGAACAGGCGTACCCTGTGCGGCAACCATGCTTGCGCAAAAAACCCATGCCCCGAATATTATGATCGTTTTTGAAGCTGGTGGAGTAGCCCCATTAATGCCTGAAATGCCTATTTCAGTGGGTGATTCAAGGACGTTTTGGAAAGGAGTCATGGCAACCGGCATGCCTGACATTATGGAAACATGCGCCAGAGGCTTAGTAGACTATACGTTCCTCGGCGGTGCCCAGATTGATATGTACGGAAATATGAATTCAACCCAAATCGGATTGGACCGTAAAAAACCAAAAATTCGGCTTCCAGGAAGCGGAGGCGCTAATGACTTTGCGTCGTTGTGCTGGAGAACCATGGTGGTAACAGTACAGGACAGCAGGCGATTTGTTGAAAAATGTGATTTCATAACAACCCCCGGCTGGCTTACGGGAGGAGATTCAAGAGAAAAATCCGGCCTTCCAAAAGGCTGCGGCCCCTATAGAATGATCACCAATATGGCGGTAATGGATTTTGAACCGGAATCAAAAAGAATGAGAATTATTTCAATAAATCAGGGATATTCGGAAAAAGATGTCCAGGATAATTGTGGATTTGAATTGTTGAAAGCTAACAAAATTCTTGAAACTAAACCCCCTACTGAGACTGAACTTCGCATACTCCGGGAGGAAGTAGACCCTAACAGATATGTTATCGGGCGATAA
- a CDS encoding CoA transferase subunit A, translating to MELLESGVGQLFTDPDPDNARAFFRTKSRKMTNKLMTVKDAVEKFTHDEDYLAIGGFGANRIPTAICHELLRQGRKKMGFAGHTATHDFQILSAGKVFNRLDASYVVGLEARGLSPNARKYLQSGEVEVTDWSNYGLAARFKAAAMGVPFLPIRTSLGTETYKYSAAKTIECPFTEVPYMAVPALYPDVAAIHVHAADVYGNCQLKGITISDLDVARAAKRLIITTEKIISNDDIRREPIRTIIPYYLVDAVCEVPYGSYPGNMAYEYFSDEEHIQEWMRLEKDPEAFKEFLDKNIYQCETHFDYLQKNGGMEKMRKLRQKELLVSENKG from the coding sequence ATGGAATTATTGGAAAGTGGGGTGGGGCAACTTTTTACAGACCCTGATCCGGACAATGCCCGAGCATTTTTCAGAACCAAATCCCGAAAAATGACGAACAAGCTTATGACAGTTAAAGATGCGGTGGAAAAATTTACGCATGATGAAGACTATTTGGCCATTGGTGGATTTGGTGCCAATAGAATCCCAACGGCAATTTGTCATGAACTTTTAAGGCAGGGACGCAAAAAAATGGGATTTGCCGGACATACGGCAACTCATGATTTTCAGATTCTCTCGGCCGGAAAAGTCTTTAATCGACTTGATGCATCGTATGTAGTGGGACTTGAAGCAAGGGGGTTGTCACCCAATGCCCGAAAGTACCTGCAAAGCGGGGAAGTGGAAGTCACGGATTGGAGCAACTATGGTCTTGCTGCCCGCTTCAAAGCTGCAGCAATGGGTGTGCCATTTTTACCGATTCGAACCTCATTGGGAACGGAAACCTACAAATACAGCGCAGCTAAGACAATCGAATGTCCGTTTACAGAAGTACCGTATATGGCGGTTCCTGCTTTGTACCCTGATGTAGCAGCCATTCATGTGCATGCAGCGGATGTTTATGGAAACTGCCAACTAAAGGGTATTACCATATCAGACCTGGATGTTGCCAGAGCCGCTAAAAGATTGATTATCACCACTGAAAAAATCATTTCAAACGATGATATTCGCAGAGAACCCATCCGCACAATAATCCCATATTACCTGGTCGATGCTGTTTGTGAGGTTCCATATGGCAGCTATCCTGGCAATATGGCCTATGAATATTTTTCTGATGAGGAGCATATTCAAGAGTGGATGCGGTTGGAAAAAGATCCTGAGGCATTTAAGGAATTTCTGGATAAAAATATTTACCAATGCGAGACCCATTTTGATTATCTCCAAAAAAACGGGGGGATGGAAAAAATGAGGAAACTCAGGCAAAAAGAGTTGCTCGTTTCGGAAAATAAAGGATAA
- a CDS encoding indolepyruvate oxidoreductase subunit beta — translation METTRLIMVAVGGQGNLLASKVLGEAALISGVPVRMSEIHGMAQRGGVVESAIVFGDATSSIISDGEADILMGFEPAETLRALNRCSKNTKVITNTATLPPFTVSIGKGVYPEVEKTKELLKEKCASLVAIDAMKLAKEAGTPMSVNIVLLGALVQSGGLGFTKEDVIEAIKRRTKKAFLDMNLKAFEMGYEAAQNYSS, via the coding sequence ATGGAAACAACCAGATTAATCATGGTAGCAGTGGGAGGCCAGGGCAACCTTTTGGCATCCAAGGTGTTGGGTGAGGCGGCACTGATTTCAGGCGTGCCGGTCAGAATGAGCGAAATACACGGGATGGCCCAGCGGGGTGGTGTTGTTGAATCAGCCATAGTTTTTGGAGATGCAACCAGTTCAATTATTTCTGATGGTGAGGCAGATATCCTGATGGGATTTGAACCTGCTGAAACATTGAGAGCCTTAAACCGGTGCAGCAAGAATACAAAAGTGATCACAAATACGGCAACCCTGCCGCCTTTTACCGTATCCATCGGCAAAGGAGTTTACCCGGAAGTTGAAAAGACCAAGGAACTGCTCAAAGAAAAATGCGCAAGCCTTGTTGCCATTGACGCAATGAAACTTGCCAAAGAAGCCGGAACCCCCATGAGTGTAAACATTGTTCTTTTAGGCGCCCTGGTACAGTCAGGCGGGCTTGGGTTCACAAAGGAAGATGTGATCGAAGCCATTAAAAGAAGAACAAAGAAGGCGTTTTTAGACATGAACCTTAAAGCTTTTGAAATGGGATATGAAGCTGCACAAAATTATAGCAGTTAA